A single region of the Streptococcus sanguinis genome encodes:
- a CDS encoding copper homeostasis protein CutC, producing the protein MLYEFCAENVTLLKKAMKAGAQRIELCDNLAVGGTTPSYGVIQAAVDLAKPYGATVMTMIRPRGGDFVYSELEIEIMLADIQKAKEVGSQGVVFGVLTEKNEIDVSKMQRLLEACKGLEVVFHMAFDAIPAEYQFGEMDWLIENGVQRILTHGGPANEPIEEHFAWLDELIEHAADRIDIMPGGGIHLGNRQQIIDSLAVDQLHGTKIVF; encoded by the coding sequence ATGCTTTATGAATTTTGTGCGGAAAATGTAACCTTGTTAAAAAAGGCTATGAAGGCTGGAGCCCAGCGGATTGAGCTCTGTGATAATCTGGCTGTCGGAGGCACGACACCCAGTTACGGCGTAATTCAAGCAGCAGTTGACTTAGCCAAGCCTTACGGTGCGACTGTGATGACCATGATTCGGCCCCGAGGCGGTGATTTTGTTTACTCGGAACTTGAAATTGAGATTATGCTGGCAGATATCCAAAAAGCCAAGGAAGTCGGCAGTCAGGGAGTGGTTTTTGGTGTCTTGACGGAGAAGAACGAAATAGATGTTTCGAAGATGCAGCGGCTGCTGGAGGCATGCAAGGGACTGGAAGTAGTCTTCCACATGGCTTTTGATGCGATACCGGCTGAATACCAGTTTGGCGAAATGGATTGGCTGATTGAGAACGGTGTCCAGCGAATTTTGACCCACGGAGGACCTGCTAATGAGCCGATTGAGGAGCATTTTGCTTGGCTGGACGAATTAATCGAGCATGCCGCTGATCGGATTGATATCATGCCGGGCGGTGGCATTCATCTGGGCAATCGTCAGCAAATTATAGACAGTCTGGCAGTTGACCAGCTGCATGGGACTAAAATTGTATTTTAA
- a CDS encoding MmcQ/YjbR family DNA-binding protein — translation MLELFEKYKSNPNKLQTYGFKESDGVYHFSQKIMKGDFRLEVTIRDGELDYQVFDCDTDDVYLQVKMEQVTGEFVGQVREACQAVLLAIRQHCFDEVGFLYEQSKRLRDHAAEVYQGQIEYLWEKSSRKSSTKAGVFRHQDSKKWYGAFLTTDWSKFEAERSGAIEVLNVKNDHVAELIQKKGIYPAFHMNKKYWLSLPLDDRLSDQEIFDLLAVSYQLTSKK, via the coding sequence ATGTTGGAACTATTTGAAAAATACAAGTCTAATCCAAATAAGCTTCAGACTTACGGTTTTAAGGAGTCTGATGGAGTTTACCATTTCTCGCAGAAGATTATGAAGGGTGACTTTCGCTTGGAAGTAACTATCAGAGATGGGGAGTTGGACTATCAGGTCTTTGACTGCGATACTGATGATGTTTATCTGCAGGTCAAGATGGAGCAGGTGACGGGGGAGTTTGTCGGTCAGGTCCGTGAAGCTTGTCAGGCAGTACTGCTGGCTATCCGTCAGCACTGTTTTGACGAGGTTGGCTTTCTCTATGAGCAGAGTAAGCGACTGCGGGATCATGCGGCTGAGGTTTATCAGGGGCAAATAGAGTACCTCTGGGAGAAGTCGTCCAGAAAGAGCTCGACCAAGGCTGGAGTTTTCCGCCACCAGGACAGTAAAAAATGGTATGGGGCTTTTCTGACCACAGACTGGTCTAAGTTTGAAGCAGAGCGAAGCGGCGCTATTGAGGTGCTAAATGTTAAGAATGATCATGTAGCAGAACTGATTCAGAAAAAGGGGATTTACCCGGCCTTTCACATGAATAAGAAATATTGGCTCAGTCTGCCCTTGGATGATAGACTGAGCGATCAGGAAATCTTTGATTTACTGGCTGTTAGTTACCAGCTGACCAGTAAAAAATAG
- a CDS encoding ABC transporter ATP-binding protein: MNLIRKLAWFFKLEKRRYIIGILALSLVSVFNLIPPRIIGQVIDRIANKHLTSQELLFNLLLLIASAFIMYGLRYVWRLYILGTSNNLGRILRSRLFEHFTHMSPSFYQKYRTGDLMAHATNDINAIVSLAGGGVMSAVDASITALVTLLTMFFVLDWRLTLIAIVPMPFLSWGTGLIGRKNHESFKAAQEAFSDLNNKVQESVSGIRVTKSFGYQEAETQSFAKTNQEVYEKNVLAAKYDALFDPLVLLFIGLSYVLTLIFGGIFISQGQFTIGELVTFITYLDMLVWPLQATGYLFNIGQRGAVSYERIEKLLAQESDVKEAEQPLSHAENGRLDYDIRKFAYAEGTSLSDIYFSIEQGQTLGIVGQTGSGKTTLLRLLLREQDIQEGAIYLNGHDIREYRLKDLRRLIGYVPQEQMLFALSIRDNIRFANPQLTDSQVLAAAKLCGVYEDIQAMPEGLDTVVGERGLSLSGGQKQRLAMSRAIITNPEILILDDSLSAVDAKTEHLILENLKSERAGKTTIITAHRLSALVHADLILVMEEGRIKERGTHQELLEQKGWYAQTYHNQQLAESLKEED; this comes from the coding sequence ATGAACCTCATTAGAAAATTAGCCTGGTTTTTTAAGTTGGAAAAGCGGCGCTATATCATCGGTATCTTGGCCTTGTCCTTGGTCAGTGTCTTCAATCTGATACCGCCTAGAATCATCGGTCAGGTTATTGACCGAATTGCTAACAAACATCTGACTTCTCAAGAGCTGCTCTTTAATTTGCTGTTGCTGATTGCTTCAGCTTTTATCATGTACGGCCTGCGTTATGTCTGGCGCCTTTATATCTTAGGGACGTCCAATAATCTGGGACGGATTCTGCGCTCTAGATTGTTCGAGCACTTTACTCACATGTCTCCCTCTTTTTATCAGAAATACCGTACAGGGGACTTGATGGCTCATGCGACCAACGATATCAATGCAATTGTCAGTCTGGCTGGGGGTGGAGTCATGTCAGCTGTGGATGCTTCTATTACAGCCCTGGTGACCCTGCTAACTATGTTTTTCGTTTTGGACTGGCGGCTAACCTTGATTGCCATTGTGCCCATGCCCTTCTTGTCGTGGGGTACGGGCTTGATTGGCCGAAAAAATCATGAAAGTTTTAAGGCTGCTCAAGAGGCATTTTCGGATTTGAACAATAAGGTTCAGGAGAGTGTTTCAGGGATTCGAGTGACCAAGTCCTTTGGCTATCAGGAGGCGGAGACTCAGTCTTTTGCTAAGACCAATCAGGAGGTCTACGAAAAAAACGTTTTGGCTGCAAAGTACGATGCTCTTTTTGACCCCTTGGTTTTGCTTTTTATCGGTCTTTCTTATGTTTTGACCTTGATTTTCGGTGGAATTTTTATCTCCCAAGGGCAGTTTACCATAGGAGAGTTGGTTACTTTTATCACTTATCTGGATATGCTGGTTTGGCCGCTGCAGGCTACAGGCTATCTTTTTAACATCGGCCAGCGAGGTGCTGTTTCCTATGAACGGATTGAGAAACTGCTGGCTCAGGAGTCAGATGTCAAGGAAGCTGAACAACCCCTCTCTCATGCGGAAAATGGTCGATTGGATTATGACATTCGGAAGTTTGCTTATGCAGAGGGGACTAGTTTATCGGATATTTATTTTTCTATTGAGCAGGGACAGACACTGGGAATTGTCGGTCAGACGGGCTCAGGGAAGACCACTCTTCTGCGCTTGCTGCTGCGGGAGCAAGATATTCAGGAGGGGGCTATCTATTTGAATGGACATGATATCCGAGAGTACCGTCTCAAAGACTTGCGCCGTCTTATCGGCTATGTACCACAGGAACAGATGCTTTTTGCACTGTCCATTCGGGACAATATCCGTTTTGCTAATCCCCAGCTGACAGATAGCCAGGTTCTAGCTGCCGCTAAACTATGCGGTGTGTATGAGGATATTCAGGCTATGCCAGAGGGGCTGGATACGGTTGTCGGTGAGCGGGGCTTGTCCTTATCTGGTGGGCAGAAGCAGCGCTTGGCGATGAGTCGGGCTATTATTACCAATCCTGAAATCCTGATTTTGGATGATTCCCTGTCGGCTGTTGATGCCAAGACAGAGCATCTGATTTTAGAAAATCTAAAGTCAGAGCGTGCTGGCAAGACAACCATCATCACAGCTCATCGGCTGTCAGCCTTGGTGCATGCAGACCTGATTTTGGTTATGGAAGAGGGGCGTATCAAGGAGCGGGGCACCCACCAAGAGCTATTGGAGCAAAAGGGCTGGTATGCCCAGACTTATCATAATCAGCAGCTGGCAGAAAGCTTGAAGGAGGAAGATTAA
- a CDS encoding ABC transporter ATP-binding protein, producing the protein MKKKATFHRLLGYMWRYRIVSSMALTFILLTTLVTTALPLLARYFIDQFIGRNQAWAGLPLLALYYGLFLLRVLFTFLGKYFFARVAQSVVWDLRQESFANIQRLQMAYFDRTPAGAIVSRLTNDTQAVADMFSEIFSNFLSSLLILVVTLSAMFALNWQLTLMIALFLPLMAASILLYQHLSNRQLKQVRNKLSDLNVKLSESIEGMRIIQAFGQEKRLLREFEEINGQHLGFTNRYLNINSLFLRPAMSLLKILAYGVILTYFGLTWQVAGITAGIMYAFIQYVNQLFNPLIDVMQNYSVLQTSMVAAERVFEIMDRTDYEPEQANQDLQIQDGNIEFKHVSFSYDGKRDVLRDISFSVKKGQTIAFVGSTGSGKSSIINLFLRFYEFERGQILIDGRDIKDYSQAELRRKIGLVLQDPFLYHGTVASNIQLYQEQLTREEIIEAAKFVDAHGFISQLPQGYDSHVTERGATFSSGQRQLLAFARTIATKPKILILDEATANIDSETEELIQASLRKMRRGRTTIAIAHRLSTIQDADCIYVLDKGCIIESGSHEELLAQDGTYKKMYQLQAGMMES; encoded by the coding sequence ATGAAAAAGAAAGCAACTTTTCATCGCCTCCTAGGCTATATGTGGCGCTACAGGATAGTGAGCAGCATGGCCTTGACCTTCATTCTGCTGACGACTCTGGTTACAACAGCATTGCCGCTCTTGGCCCGCTATTTTATTGATCAATTTATCGGCCGTAATCAAGCCTGGGCTGGCCTGCCTTTGCTGGCTCTTTACTACGGCCTTTTCCTCTTGCGAGTACTTTTTACCTTCTTGGGAAAGTATTTCTTTGCGCGTGTGGCTCAAAGTGTGGTTTGGGACTTGCGACAGGAAAGCTTTGCCAATATCCAGCGCCTGCAAATGGCTTATTTTGATCGAACGCCAGCTGGTGCTATTGTTTCCCGCCTGACCAATGATACTCAGGCAGTAGCAGATATGTTCAGTGAGATTTTTTCTAATTTTTTGAGCTCTTTGCTGATTTTAGTTGTTACTCTGAGCGCTATGTTTGCCCTCAACTGGCAATTGACCCTCATGATTGCTCTCTTTCTGCCTTTGATGGCAGCCTCTATCTTGCTCTATCAGCATTTATCCAATCGTCAGCTGAAGCAGGTCCGGAATAAGCTCAGCGATTTGAATGTCAAGCTATCTGAAAGTATTGAAGGAATGCGGATTATTCAGGCTTTTGGGCAAGAGAAGCGCTTGCTGCGGGAATTTGAAGAAATCAACGGTCAGCATTTAGGCTTCACCAATCGCTATCTCAATATCAATAGTCTCTTTCTGAGGCCGGCCATGTCCCTGCTGAAAATCTTGGCTTATGGAGTGATTCTGACTTACTTTGGCTTGACTTGGCAAGTGGCGGGAATTACGGCAGGTATTATGTATGCCTTTATCCAGTATGTTAATCAGCTTTTTAATCCTTTGATTGATGTTATGCAGAATTACTCTGTTCTGCAGACATCTATGGTTGCTGCGGAGCGGGTTTTTGAAATCATGGACCGCACTGACTACGAGCCTGAGCAGGCTAACCAAGACTTGCAAATCCAAGATGGCAACATCGAATTCAAGCATGTTTCCTTTTCTTATGATGGAAAGCGAGATGTTTTGCGGGATATCTCCTTTTCTGTCAAAAAAGGCCAGACGATTGCCTTTGTGGGTTCGACTGGCTCTGGTAAATCCTCTATTATCAATCTTTTCCTGCGTTTTTATGAGTTTGAGCGGGGGCAGATTTTGATTGATGGACGCGATATTAAAGATTATAGTCAGGCGGAGCTGAGGCGAAAGATTGGCCTTGTTTTGCAGGATCCCTTCCTTTATCACGGTACAGTTGCTTCCAATATCCAGCTTTACCAAGAGCAGCTGACGCGTGAAGAGATTATAGAAGCGGCTAAGTTTGTAGATGCTCATGGCTTTATCAGTCAGCTACCTCAAGGCTATGATTCCCATGTGACTGAGCGGGGAGCGACTTTTTCCAGCGGTCAGCGTCAGCTTTTAGCCTTTGCCAGAACCATCGCTACTAAGCCTAAAATCTTGATTTTGGATGAGGCGACAGCCAATATTGATTCGGAAACAGAGGAGCTGATTCAAGCCTCACTGAGAAAAATGCGGCGGGGTCGGACAACCATTGCCATTGCCCACCGTCTGTCTACCATTCAGGATGCCGACTGCATCTATGTCTTAGATAAGGGGTGCATTATCGAATCCGGCAGCCACGAAGAATTGCTAGCTCAAGATGGCACCTATAAGAAAATGTACCAACTGCAGGCTGGGATGATGGAGTCTTGA
- a CDS encoding PLP-dependent aminotransferase family protein, producing MSYNMKKSNLYGDSFMVKAKYQRIIDKITKDIKEGKLATGQKIPSVRKLAERYHCSKDTAQKALIELKYQKYIYAVPKSGYYVLENAQEEKQDLELPVRDDRHQAYDDFRLCVNETLIGRENYLFNYYPQQEGLEDLRHSVQRLMLDSAVYASRDQLVLTSGTQQALYILSQIEFPNQKEHILVEQPTYHRINDLLLAQKLPYETIERTPQGINLQELERIFQSGKIKFFYTIPRFHYPLGHSYSRQEKEEILRLAQLYDVYIVEDDYLSDFDSRRELTFHYLDNSQRVIYIKSFSTSLFPALRITALLLPPQIQKTFIAYKSAVDYDSNLIMQKALSLYIDSLMFEKNRLALLQLQEEEARKAQILLEQAQLPLSSYLIKDGILLDLRSLSSVSALKHSSLPLDFFEQSYLASCPYQYAKLPYDNLEENVEKLKDYLK from the coding sequence ATGAGTTACAATATGAAAAAATCAAATCTGTATGGGGACAGTTTCATGGTTAAAGCAAAATACCAACGCATAATTGATAAGATTACTAAGGATATTAAAGAGGGAAAACTGGCAACTGGTCAGAAAATTCCTTCTGTCCGCAAGCTTGCAGAGCGTTACCACTGCAGTAAGGATACTGCGCAGAAGGCTCTGATTGAGCTCAAGTATCAGAAGTACATCTATGCCGTTCCCAAAAGTGGCTACTATGTGTTGGAGAATGCTCAGGAAGAAAAGCAGGATTTGGAGTTGCCTGTGAGGGATGACCGCCACCAAGCTTATGATGATTTCCGACTCTGTGTAAATGAAACTCTGATCGGCCGGGAAAATTATCTCTTCAACTACTACCCTCAGCAGGAAGGACTGGAGGATCTGCGTCACTCTGTGCAAAGACTAATGCTGGACTCTGCTGTCTATGCTTCTAGGGATCAGCTGGTACTGACTTCCGGCACCCAGCAGGCTCTCTATATCCTTTCACAGATTGAATTCCCCAATCAAAAAGAGCATATTCTGGTGGAGCAGCCGACCTACCATCGGATTAATGATCTTCTGCTAGCGCAAAAACTTCCTTATGAAACCATTGAAAGAACTCCACAAGGTATTAATCTACAAGAACTTGAGAGGATTTTTCAAAGCGGAAAGATCAAGTTTTTCTACACTATCCCGCGTTTTCACTATCCCTTGGGCCACTCTTACAGTCGGCAGGAAAAGGAAGAAATTCTTCGGCTAGCCCAGCTCTATGATGTCTATATCGTAGAAGATGACTATCTATCAGACTTTGATAGCCGTCGGGAGCTGACCTTTCACTATCTAGACAATAGCCAGCGGGTCATCTACATCAAGTCCTTTTCAACCAGCCTTTTCCCAGCCCTGAGGATTACCGCCCTGCTCCTTCCGCCCCAGATTCAAAAAACCTTCATCGCTTACAAAAGCGCCGTGGACTATGACAGCAACCTCATCATGCAGAAGGCTCTATCTCTCTACATCGACAGTCTCATGTTTGAAAAAAATAGGTTGGCGCTGCTGCAGCTTCAAGAAGAGGAAGCAAGAAAAGCCCAGATACTACTGGAGCAAGCTCAGCTGCCACTATCTAGCTATCTGATCAAGGACGGCATTCTGCTAGACTTGAGGTCACTTTCTTCCGTCAGTGCTCTCAAACACAGCAGCCTGCCGCTTGACTTCTTTGAACAAAGCTACCTTGCTAGCTGCCCTTACCAGTATGCCAAGCTTCCTTATGATAACTTAGAAGAAAATGTAGAGAAACTAAAAGACTATTTAAAATAG
- a CDS encoding pyridoxamine kinase: MKTKTVILATDISGLGKVAATAALPLFAICQLEVALLPTMILSSHTGGFSDIYIDDYTHGMLAFLKQWQSLEFDFSALVTGYLKSDIQVENLLRFKKEKSLPLIVDPIMGDKGTFYQGFSDAHLNHMRRLCQHADLVLPNLTEACLLLEESYEESLSEDRWEDYSKRLAELGPSKVLLTGLPMKENQIGVAYFDAATEEFNLFSSPALPQHFFGTGDILTALVAAAFVQGIDIKQALLVILKFIEKSLALSFKEQIDPKKGVFYQPYLGELFADFQALMEEKDEETNN, encoded by the coding sequence ATGAAAACAAAAACAGTCATTCTAGCCACAGATATTTCTGGCTTAGGTAAGGTTGCCGCAACAGCTGCCCTGCCGCTTTTTGCAATTTGTCAGCTAGAGGTGGCCCTCTTGCCAACCATGATTTTATCGTCTCATACAGGCGGTTTTTCAGACATCTATATAGATGATTACACGCATGGGATGCTTGCTTTTTTGAAACAATGGCAGAGCCTAGAGTTCGACTTTTCAGCTTTGGTAACAGGGTATTTGAAGTCTGATATTCAGGTGGAAAATTTGCTGCGCTTTAAAAAGGAAAAAAGCTTGCCCCTTATCGTGGATCCTATCATGGGAGACAAGGGGACTTTTTATCAGGGATTTTCAGATGCCCATCTAAACCATATGCGTCGCCTCTGCCAACATGCCGATTTGGTTCTGCCCAATTTGACGGAAGCCTGTTTGTTGTTAGAAGAATCCTACGAAGAGAGTTTATCAGAAGATAGATGGGAGGACTACAGCAAACGTTTGGCTGAGTTAGGACCGAGCAAGGTCTTGCTAACTGGCTTGCCCATGAAAGAAAACCAGATTGGTGTAGCTTATTTTGATGCAGCAACAGAAGAGTTTAATCTCTTTTCTAGTCCAGCTCTGCCCCAGCATTTTTTTGGAACGGGTGATATATTGACGGCTCTTGTAGCTGCGGCTTTTGTTCAGGGGATTGACATCAAGCAAGCCCTGCTGGTGATTTTGAAGTTTATTGAAAAGAGCTTGGCACTTAGCTTTAAAGAGCAAATAGATCCAAAGAAGGGCGTTTTTTACCAGCCCTACCTAGGAGAGCTTTTTGCTGATTTTCAAGCCTTAATGGAGGAAAAAGATGAAGAAACAAACAATTGA
- a CDS encoding ECF transporter S component → MKKQTIDLQTLTMISLFAALIFLSIQFFKIPVGAQFIHFGNALVVVGCLIFGSKLGFLAAAIGLGIFDLLNGYAAEIPIILLEALAVAVVIHFLYEELFQRKDKLRNILVTAVAAALVKIVLNILKYTLTGTLFGGSSLPAAFLLAVAKITGTFGSSLATVIAVPILYPIFQQVRKAHKHRGPLKSKDKSINSIKKETV, encoded by the coding sequence ATGAAGAAACAAACAATTGATTTGCAAACCTTAACTATGATTAGTTTATTTGCTGCTTTGATTTTTTTGAGCATTCAGTTTTTTAAAATTCCTGTGGGAGCTCAGTTTATTCACTTTGGAAATGCACTGGTGGTAGTGGGCTGTCTGATTTTTGGCAGTAAGCTCGGTTTTTTAGCGGCTGCTATTGGACTAGGAATATTTGACTTGTTAAATGGTTATGCGGCAGAAATCCCAATTATCTTGTTAGAAGCACTTGCGGTGGCCGTGGTGATTCATTTTCTGTATGAAGAACTTTTTCAGAGAAAGGATAAACTAAGAAATATTCTTGTGACAGCAGTAGCCGCAGCTTTGGTGAAGATTGTGCTTAATATCCTCAAGTACACTCTGACAGGAACACTGTTTGGCGGGAGTAGTTTACCAGCAGCCTTTTTGCTGGCAGTAGCTAAGATTACTGGTACATTTGGCTCCAGTCTAGCGACAGTTATCGCCGTCCCAATCTTATATCCAATCTTTCAGCAAGTCAGAAAAGCTCACAAGCACAGAGGGCCACTGAAAAGCAAGGATAAATCAATAAATAGCATAAAAAAAGAAACTGTCTGA
- the trhA gene encoding PAQR family membrane homeostasis protein TrhA, protein MNYALKLSKKLSFGEEIANAVTHAVGAVLMLILLPISAIYSYEGHGLVAAVGTSIFVISLFLMFLSSTVYHSMSYGSTHKYILRIIDHSMIYIAIAGSYTPVVLSLMNNWFGYLIIAIQWGTTIFGILYKIFAKKVNEKFSLALYLIMGWLVVFIIPQIIGQTGPVFWGLMLAGGLCYTVGAGFYAQKKPYFHMIWHLFILAASALQYLAIVYFM, encoded by the coding sequence TTGAACTACGCGCTTAAACTCAGTAAAAAACTATCCTTTGGAGAGGAAATTGCCAACGCTGTTACCCATGCGGTAGGGGCTGTTCTGATGCTAATTCTGCTGCCTATCTCGGCCATTTATAGCTATGAAGGGCATGGATTGGTGGCTGCTGTCGGAACTTCTATCTTTGTCATCAGCCTCTTTCTCATGTTCCTCTCTTCAACTGTCTACCATTCAATGTCCTATGGCTCGACCCACAAGTATATCTTGCGCATTATCGACCACTCCATGATTTACATCGCCATCGCTGGCAGCTACACGCCAGTCGTGCTGTCGCTGATGAATAACTGGTTTGGCTATCTCATCATTGCTATCCAGTGGGGAACGACCATCTTTGGTATCCTCTACAAGATTTTCGCTAAGAAAGTCAATGAAAAATTCAGCTTGGCTCTCTATCTGATTATGGGCTGGCTGGTGGTCTTTATCATTCCGCAGATTATCGGTCAAACCGGACCTGTATTCTGGGGACTCATGCTGGCTGGTGGCCTCTGCTATACTGTAGGAGCTGGCTTCTATGCTCAAAAGAAGCCCTACTTCCACATGATTTGGCATCTTTTCATTCTAGCAGCCTCTGCTCTGCAGTATCTGGCTATCGTATACTTTATGTAA
- a CDS encoding DUF1836 domain-containing protein: MNTQQVFPKWDELPDLELYLDQVLLYVNNVCGSSISAADKGLTASMINNYVKHGYIAKPVKKKYQRRQVARLIAITTLKTVFSIQEISATLNMLHKSADSRELYDDFVDYMNGSKLEVASIISTACQTVKLYQKTLSLIQVPNEEEENLELRA, from the coding sequence TTGAACACTCAACAAGTTTTTCCCAAGTGGGACGAATTACCAGATCTGGAGCTATATTTGGACCAGGTCCTGCTCTATGTAAACAATGTCTGTGGCTCTTCTATTTCAGCTGCTGACAAGGGACTGACCGCTTCTATGATTAACAACTACGTCAAGCATGGCTATATTGCCAAGCCGGTCAAGAAAAAATATCAACGCCGCCAAGTAGCTCGCTTGATTGCCATTACAACCTTAAAAACGGTCTTTTCTATCCAGGAAATTTCAGCTACTTTAAATATGCTGCATAAATCAGCAGATTCGCGAGAACTTTATGATGACTTCGTTGACTATATGAACGGTAGCAAGCTGGAGGTGGCATCCATCATTTCCACAGCCTGCCAGACGGTCAAACTCTATCAGAAGACCTTATCCCTAATCCAAGTACCAAATGAGGAGGAAGAAAATCTTGAACTACGCGCTTAA
- a CDS encoding VanZ family protein, whose translation MKKQIIFDMAAFLGSLIFWSWLYMRFFYAYVAVVFYKNQPEWNLLIPASIILTLTAISSLFIRGLYSRHIPRWLVLASYTLYFLILFYALFLKNIGRQGFSLDLQSFTYNWIYGDKLVPTMNIIMFIPLGFLCKLSWKHLAYFTLAISLVEGSQYLFHLGIFDLGDILTNLLGFIIGTYLLETALGKWVVRHIH comes from the coding sequence ATGAAAAAACAAATAATCTTTGATATGGCAGCCTTCCTAGGCAGTCTGATTTTTTGGTCTTGGCTCTATATGCGCTTTTTTTATGCCTATGTAGCCGTCGTCTTTTACAAGAATCAGCCAGAGTGGAACCTGCTGATACCAGCTTCTATCATCCTGACTCTGACAGCTATTAGCTCGCTTTTTATTCGCGGCCTCTATAGTCGGCACATTCCTCGTTGGCTGGTACTAGCCAGTTACACCCTCTATTTTCTCATTCTATTCTATGCCCTCTTTTTGAAAAATATCGGCAGGCAGGGCTTCAGTCTGGACCTGCAGTCTTTTACCTATAATTGGATTTATGGAGATAAGCTGGTACCCACCATGAATATCATTATGTTCATTCCGCTGGGCTTTCTCTGCAAGCTGTCATGGAAACATTTAGCTTATTTTACCTTGGCTATCAGTCTGGTTGAGGGGAGCCAGTATCTCTTTCATCTTGGCATTTTTGACTTGGGTGATATCCTGACTAATCTGCTAGGATTCATTATCGGCACCTATCTACTAGAGACAGCCTTGGGTAAATGGGTTGTCCGTCATATTCACTAA
- the yaaA gene encoding peroxide stress protein YaaA translates to MKILIPTAKELNLTAPSAIPNPFSAQTQAVLDELATMSVADLASFYKISPERAEVEWQAIQALREGTAQHAPALYLFDGLMYRHIKRQDHTKEESQYIEKHLAITTALYGVIPALEPIAPHRLDFMMPLKLDGKSLKAFWKEAYDQALAEDEMIFSLLSSEFETVFSKEIRQRMIGFKFLENRGGKLKVHSTISKKARGEFLTTLITNQVTEVEQMKKLSFAGFTYRPDLSSDQELVYIKEV, encoded by the coding sequence ATGAAAATTCTTATCCCAACTGCCAAAGAGTTGAATCTAACTGCTCCATCTGCAATCCCTAATCCATTTTCAGCACAAACTCAGGCTGTGTTGGATGAGTTGGCAACCATGTCAGTAGCTGACTTGGCATCATTTTATAAAATCTCCCCAGAAAGAGCGGAGGTAGAGTGGCAAGCCATTCAGGCTTTGCGAGAAGGAACTGCGCAGCATGCTCCAGCACTTTATCTTTTTGATGGCCTCATGTACCGCCATATCAAGAGGCAGGACCATACCAAGGAGGAAAGTCAGTATATCGAGAAGCATCTTGCTATCACAACGGCGCTTTACGGTGTTATCCCAGCCCTGGAGCCCATAGCGCCCCATCGCTTGGACTTTATGATGCCACTCAAGCTAGATGGGAAGAGTCTCAAGGCATTTTGGAAAGAAGCTTATGACCAAGCTCTGGCAGAAGATGAGATGATTTTCTCCCTCCTGTCCAGCGAGTTTGAAACAGTCTTTTCCAAGGAAATTCGCCAGCGCATGATAGGCTTCAAGTTTCTGGAAAACCGAGGCGGCAAGCTAAAAGTCCATTCGACCATTTCTAAAAAAGCGCGTGGTGAGTTTTTAACAACTCTAATAACTAACCAAGTAACAGAAGTCGAACAGATGAAGAAATTAAGCTTTGCTGGCTTTACTTACCGACCTGACCTGTCCAGTGACCAAGAGTTGGTTTATATCAAGGAAGTATGA
- a CDS encoding TIGR04197 family type VII secretion effector, with amino-acid sequence MTFLRSFRTMGKIKSDTISAQNAISELVGVDTSDKQNQQVEFSYTTEIAGMEAGRQACNQMLQAVSDFSAAVLAQANKFPDIAYKIEKRDVEQAQRWSN; translated from the coding sequence ATGACGTTTCTAAGGAGTTTCAGAACTATGGGAAAAATCAAGTCGGATACTATTTCCGCTCAGAATGCTATCAGTGAATTGGTTGGGGTAGATACAAGCGACAAGCAAAATCAGCAGGTGGAGTTTAGCTATACTACTGAGATTGCTGGGATGGAAGCAGGCCGTCAGGCATGCAATCAAATGCTGCAGGCTGTCAGTGACTTTAGCGCAGCTGTTTTGGCTCAGGCTAATAAATTTCCTGATATAGCTTATAAAATTGAAAAGCGTGATGTAGAGCAGGCACAACGTTGGAGCAACTGA